The following coding sequences lie in one Agrobacterium vitis genomic window:
- the treS gene encoding maltose alpha-D-glucosyltransferase, giving the protein MEQQHQQAETDPLWYKDAIIYQLHIKSFYDGNGDGIGDFKGLTEKLDHIASLGITAIWILPFFPSPRRDDGYDIADYGNVSPDYGTMDDFRAFVDAAHARDMRVIIELVINHTSDQHPWFERARNAPAGSPERDFYVWSETDQKFPETRIIFLDTEKSNWTWDPVAGAYYWHRFYSHQPDLNFDNPAVLDELITVMRFWLDTGIDAFRLDAIPYLVEREGTNNENLPETHAILKKIRAAMDEGHPGKMLLAEANQWPEDTQEYFGDGDECHMAFHFPLMPRMYMAIAKEDRFPITDIMRQTPEIPDNCQWAIFLRNHDELTLEMVTDAERDYLWNTYAADRRARINLGIRRRLAPLMERDRRRIELMNALLLSMRGTPVIYYGDEIGMGDNIYLGDRDGVRTPMQWSPDRNGGFSRADPARLVLPPLMDPLYGYEAVNVEAQSADAHSLLNWSRHMLALRRKFTAFGRGTLRFLSPANRKIIAYLREYEGEVLLCVANLSRLPQAVELDLAEFEKRIPIELTGMSAFPPIGQLTYLLTLPPYGFFWFKLSGETDADGPTWRTEPPEQLPDFVTIVMRRELAQLLDEPGIQETISREILPAYLAKRRWFASKGERVKRASLISTIPMPFGNDLLLGELETELEDRVERYFLPFAIAWDDENPHALAQQLAFARVRKGRRVGFLTDGFAMQSMARGVIRALRERSSISSKSGSIDFIGTEQLDGIELSDDMQVKWLSAEQSNSSLIIGDMAMIKLIRHIHQGIHPEVEMTRHLTRLGYANTAPLLGEVVRVSPEDERSTLIIIQGAIRNQGDAWTWMLDTLRQTLEQSMVAGQDDDAEQERFNPLFNQAAVIGKRLGELHVALAKHTDDPAFAPVAMSDEDVSVWARSVMARVADCLDRVSAIGHGSDSDGLDTETIRVSTMLADRREQILSAVGTLASVAKDTLMIRNHGDFHLGQILVAEDDVYIIDFEGEPARPLAERRAKTNPLRDVAGLIRSLSYLAASADTGREIVVQGDSAARAALIEAFRKKAETHFLDSYFTAVDGEPSLAMDPEKRREILDLFLLEKAAYEIGYEASNRPGWIAIPLAGFADIAERLTENSL; this is encoded by the coding sequence ATGGAACAACAACATCAGCAGGCCGAGACCGATCCGCTTTGGTATAAGGATGCAATTATCTATCAATTGCACATCAAGTCCTTTTACGATGGCAATGGCGATGGGATCGGCGACTTCAAGGGTTTGACGGAAAAGCTCGACCATATCGCCTCGCTTGGCATTACCGCCATCTGGATCTTGCCGTTCTTTCCCTCGCCACGGCGCGATGATGGCTATGATATCGCCGATTACGGCAATGTCAGCCCGGACTACGGCACAATGGACGATTTCCGCGCCTTCGTGGATGCCGCCCACGCCCGCGATATGCGCGTCATCATCGAATTGGTGATCAACCACACATCCGACCAGCATCCCTGGTTTGAGCGAGCCCGCAATGCGCCCGCCGGTTCGCCGGAACGGGATTTCTATGTCTGGTCGGAGACCGATCAGAAGTTTCCGGAGACGCGGATCATCTTTCTCGATACGGAAAAGTCCAACTGGACCTGGGACCCGGTAGCTGGCGCCTATTACTGGCACCGCTTCTACTCCCACCAGCCGGACCTGAATTTCGACAATCCGGCTGTGCTGGACGAGTTGATCACGGTCATGCGCTTCTGGCTCGATACCGGCATTGATGCCTTCCGGCTCGACGCCATTCCTTACCTTGTCGAGCGCGAGGGGACCAATAACGAGAACCTGCCGGAAACCCACGCGATCCTGAAGAAGATCCGCGCGGCAATGGACGAAGGTCATCCGGGCAAGATGCTGCTGGCTGAGGCCAATCAATGGCCTGAAGATACCCAGGAATATTTCGGCGACGGCGACGAATGCCATATGGCCTTCCACTTCCCGCTGATGCCGCGCATGTATATGGCGATTGCCAAAGAAGATCGTTTTCCGATCACCGACATCATGCGGCAGACACCTGAGATTCCCGATAATTGCCAATGGGCGATTTTCCTGCGCAATCACGACGAACTGACGCTGGAAATGGTCACCGACGCCGAGCGGGACTATTTGTGGAACACCTATGCCGCTGACCGCCGCGCCCGCATCAATCTCGGCATTCGCCGCCGCTTGGCGCCCCTGATGGAGCGCGACCGCCGCCGCATCGAGCTGATGAATGCGCTGCTGCTGTCGATGCGCGGCACGCCGGTGATCTATTACGGCGACGAGATTGGCATGGGCGATAATATCTATCTCGGCGACCGCGACGGGGTGCGCACACCGATGCAATGGTCCCCGGATCGCAATGGCGGGTTTTCCCGCGCCGACCCGGCCCGTCTGGTCCTGCCGCCGCTGATGGACCCCCTCTATGGCTATGAGGCGGTCAATGTTGAAGCACAGTCGGCTGATGCCCATTCGCTGCTGAACTGGAGCCGCCATATGCTGGCGCTCCGGCGTAAATTTACTGCATTCGGACGCGGCACATTGCGGTTCCTATCACCGGCCAACCGCAAGATCATCGCCTATCTGCGCGAATATGAGGGCGAAGTGCTACTGTGTGTCGCCAATCTGTCGCGTCTGCCGCAGGCAGTCGAGCTGGATCTGGCCGAATTCGAAAAGCGTATTCCCATTGAGCTGACCGGCATGTCGGCCTTTCCCCCGATCGGCCAGCTGACCTACCTCCTGACCCTGCCACCCTATGGTTTCTTCTGGTTCAAGCTGTCAGGCGAGACGGACGCGGATGGGCCAACCTGGCGCACAGAGCCACCGGAGCAATTGCCGGATTTCGTTACCATCGTCATGCGGCGCGAGCTTGCCCAATTGCTGGACGAGCCTGGTATCCAAGAGACGATTTCGCGTGAAATCCTGCCTGCCTATCTTGCCAAGCGCCGGTGGTTTGCCTCCAAGGGCGAAAGGGTGAAGCGCGCCTCGCTGATCTCGACCATTCCGATGCCCTTCGGCAATGACCTGCTGCTGGGTGAGTTGGAAACCGAGTTGGAAGATCGCGTTGAGCGGTATTTTCTACCGTTCGCCATCGCCTGGGACGATGAGAACCCCCATGCGCTTGCCCAGCAATTGGCCTTTGCAAGAGTGCGGAAAGGACGCCGGGTTGGCTTCCTGACGGATGGCTTTGCCATGCAAAGCATGGCGCGCGGCGTCATCAGGGCTTTGCGCGAACGCTCCAGCATTTCCAGTAAAAGCGGTTCCATCGATTTCATCGGCACCGAACAACTCGATGGCATCGAGCTGTCCGACGACATGCAGGTCAAATGGCTATCAGCCGAACAATCCAATAGTTCGTTGATCATCGGCGACATGGCGATGATCAAGCTCATCCGTCACATCCATCAGGGCATTCACCCGGAAGTGGAAATGACCCGCCACCTGACGCGGCTTGGCTACGCTAACACTGCACCACTGCTGGGAGAGGTCGTCAGGGTTTCACCTGAAGATGAGCGCTCGACATTGATCATCATCCAGGGCGCCATCCGCAATCAGGGCGATGCCTGGACCTGGATGCTCGACACGCTCAGGCAAACGCTCGAACAAAGCATGGTTGCCGGTCAGGATGATGACGCCGAGCAAGAGCGGTTCAACCCGCTGTTCAATCAGGCAGCCGTGATCGGAAAGCGGCTTGGCGAGTTGCATGTGGCACTGGCCAAGCACACAGACGACCCGGCTTTCGCGCCGGTCGCAATGAGTGATGAGGATGTCTCCGTTTGGGCGCGATCAGTCATGGCTCGCGTTGCCGACTGCCTGGACAGAGTGTCTGCGATTGGTCATGGCAGCGACAGTGATGGTCTCGATACTGAAACCATCAGGGTCAGCACCATGTTGGCGGACCGTCGGGAGCAGATCTTGAGCGCGGTCGGTACCCTCGCGAGTGTTGCCAAGGACACGCTGATGATCCGCAACCACGGCGATTTCCATCTGGGCCAGATCCTGGTTGCCGAAGACGATGTCTATATCATCGATTTCGAAGGCGAACCGGCCCGCCCGCTTGCCGAACGGCGGGCAAAGACCAATCCGCTGCGCGACGTGGCAGGACTGATCCGGTCGCTGAGCTATCTCGCTGCTTCCGCCGATACGGGCCGCGAGATCGTCGTCCAGGGCGACAGTGCAGCAAGAGCCGCGCTGATCGAGGCGTTTCGCAAGAAGGCCGAGACGCATTTCCTCGACAGCTATTTCACGGCAGTCGACGGAGAACCATCACTGGCAATGGACCCTGAAAAACGCCGCGAGATCCTCGACCTGTTCCTGCTGGAAAAGGCCGCCTATGAAATCGGCTATGAAGCCAGCAATCGGCCCGGCTGGATCGCTATTCCGCTTGCCGGGTTTGCCGACATTGCCGAACGGCTGACGGAGAATTCCCTATGA
- the glgB gene encoding 1,4-alpha-glucan branching protein GlgB: MTIATSDLLSGIDAQAVQALIDGRHGDPFSILGPHRADGETVVRAIFPGALGVEMLDRNSNAPVGRLNLVHPGGLFAGELRSSSRYRFRIEWQGAVQIAEDPYAFGLLLGDMDLHLIAEATHYDLARTLGANPREMDGVAGVGFAVWAPTAQRVSVVGDFNSWDGRRNPMRLRQSGGIWELFVPGIGPGERYKYELIDAQGNVLPQKADPVAKASEAAPGTASIVASNTPFAWTDQAWMTRQTADSAAREPISIYEVHLGSWLRIAEDGNRWLDWVELSQRLVPYVKSMNFTHIELLPITEHPFGGSWGYQPLGLFSPTGRYGTPEDLAYFIDRCHASGVGVLLDWVPAHFPTDVWGLARFDGSALYEHEDPREGFHRDWNTLIYNLGRKEVKGFLISSAFEWLEHFHIDGLRVDAVASMLYRDYSRNDGEWIPNQFGGRENLESVEFFKHLNSVVHSRCPHALMIAEESTAWPGVTKSPEDGGLGFDFKWNMGWMHDSLSYIEEDPVYRKYHHGTMTFSMVYQYSERFVLPLSHDEVVHGKGSLLGKMPGDHWQKLANLRAYYGFMWAHPGKKLVFMGCEIGQDIEWNHDQSISWDLMDRPDHAGVQTLVAKLNGLYQQEKALQFSDLDPAGFEWAIADDAENSVIAMLRYDENRENCILAISNFTPILRHDYRVGVPMQGRWMEIFNSDSSEFGGSGQGKGDVSAEPHPAHGREFSINLALPPLATLFLKWVSE, translated from the coding sequence ATGACGATTGCCACGAGCGACTTGCTATCCGGCATCGATGCCCAGGCGGTTCAAGCCCTCATCGACGGCAGACACGGCGATCCCTTTTCCATTCTGGGACCGCATCGGGCAGATGGGGAAACGGTGGTCCGGGCGATTTTTCCGGGTGCGCTCGGCGTTGAAATGCTCGACAGAAACAGCAACGCCCCTGTGGGCCGACTGAATCTGGTGCATCCGGGCGGCCTGTTTGCGGGAGAGCTTCGCTCCTCCTCGCGCTACCGATTTCGGATCGAATGGCAGGGCGCAGTGCAGATTGCCGAAGACCCCTATGCCTTCGGCCTGCTGCTCGGCGATATGGACCTGCATCTGATCGCCGAGGCCACCCATTACGATCTCGCCCGCACGCTGGGGGCCAACCCGAGAGAGATGGATGGGGTGGCAGGGGTAGGCTTTGCCGTGTGGGCGCCAACTGCACAGCGCGTCTCGGTGGTTGGCGATTTCAACTCCTGGGATGGGCGGCGCAATCCGATGCGCCTGCGCCAATCCGGCGGCATCTGGGAATTGTTCGTTCCGGGCATCGGTCCAGGCGAGCGCTACAAATATGAATTGATCGACGCGCAAGGCAATGTGCTGCCGCAAAAGGCCGATCCGGTCGCCAAAGCCAGCGAAGCGGCACCGGGAACGGCCTCCATCGTCGCGTCAAACACGCCGTTCGCCTGGACGGACCAAGCCTGGATGACCCGGCAGACCGCCGATTCCGCCGCCCGTGAGCCGATCTCGATCTATGAAGTGCATCTCGGCTCATGGCTGCGGATCGCTGAAGATGGCAATCGCTGGCTCGACTGGGTGGAGCTGAGCCAGCGGCTGGTGCCCTACGTCAAATCCATGAATTTCACCCATATTGAATTATTGCCGATCACCGAACATCCGTTCGGCGGTTCCTGGGGTTATCAGCCGCTCGGCCTGTTTTCTCCCACCGGACGCTATGGCACGCCGGAGGATTTGGCCTATTTCATCGACCGCTGCCATGCCAGCGGCGTCGGCGTCCTTCTCGATTGGGTACCAGCCCATTTTCCGACCGATGTCTGGGGCCTGGCGCGCTTCGATGGCAGCGCGCTTTATGAGCATGAAGATCCGCGCGAGGGCTTTCATCGGGACTGGAACACGCTGATCTACAATCTCGGTCGCAAGGAGGTGAAAGGCTTTCTGATCTCCAGCGCCTTCGAGTGGCTGGAGCATTTCCATATCGACGGGCTGCGGGTCGATGCGGTCGCCTCGATGCTCTACCGCGACTATAGCCGCAATGACGGCGAATGGATTCCCAACCAATTCGGCGGCCGGGAAAATCTCGAATCCGTCGAGTTCTTCAAGCATTTGAACAGCGTCGTTCACAGCCGCTGCCCGCATGCGCTGATGATTGCCGAGGAATCAACCGCCTGGCCGGGCGTGACCAAATCACCGGAAGACGGCGGCCTCGGCTTCGATTTCAAATGGAACATGGGCTGGATGCATGACAGCCTGTCCTACATCGAAGAAGATCCGGTCTATCGCAAATATCATCACGGCACGATGACCTTCAGCATGGTCTATCAATATTCCGAGCGGTTTGTGCTGCCGCTTTCCCATGATGAAGTTGTGCATGGCAAAGGCTCGTTGCTGGGTAAAATGCCCGGCGACCATTGGCAGAAGCTTGCCAATCTCAGGGCCTATTATGGGTTCATGTGGGCGCATCCCGGCAAGAAACTGGTATTTATGGGCTGCGAGATCGGTCAGGACATCGAGTGGAACCACGATCAATCCATCTCCTGGGATTTGATGGACCGACCGGATCACGCCGGAGTTCAGACGCTGGTTGCCAAGCTAAACGGGCTGTATCAGCAGGAAAAGGCCCTGCAATTCAGCGATCTCGACCCCGCCGGATTTGAATGGGCGATTGCCGACGATGCCGAAAATTCGGTGATCGCCATGCTGCGCTATGACGAGAACCGGGAGAATTGTATTCTGGCGATCTCGAATTTCACCCCGATCTTGCGCCATGACTACCGTGTCGGCGTTCCCATGCAAGGACGCTGGATGGAAATCTTCAACAGCGATTCAAGTGAGTTTGGAGGATCAGGACAGGGCAAGGGTGACGTCTCAGCCGAGCCGCACCCGGCCCATGGCAGGGAATTTTCGATAAACCTCGCCCTGCCACCACTGGCGACACTCTTTCTGAAATGGGTGTCCGAGTAA
- a CDS encoding MerR family transcriptional regulator, with the protein MNIAIGEAARISGVKVATIRYYEQVGLVPQPPRTDGNRRLYSAAHLQRLTFIRHARELGFEVDAIRTLLDLQDKPGQSCSPADSIARQRLADVEERIDRLKALKTELERMITGCSHGTIAECRVIEVLADHDQCRHDRH; encoded by the coding sequence ATGAATATTGCAATTGGCGAGGCGGCGCGGATCAGTGGCGTCAAGGTAGCGACGATCCGGTATTACGAACAGGTCGGCCTCGTGCCGCAGCCGCCGCGCACGGATGGAAACCGCAGGCTTTACAGCGCGGCTCATTTGCAGAGGCTGACCTTCATCCGCCATGCCCGCGAGCTTGGCTTCGAGGTCGATGCCATTCGCACCCTGCTTGATCTTCAGGATAAGCCCGGTCAATCCTGCTCACCGGCTGATTCGATTGCAAGACAACGGCTTGCCGATGTCGAGGAACGGATCGACCGTCTAAAGGCGTTGAAAACCGAGTTGGAGCGAATGATCACCGGCTGTTCGCATGGCACGATTGCCGAATGCCGGGTCATCGAGGTTCTGGCCGATCACGATCAATGCCGCCATGACCGGCATTGA
- a CDS encoding heavy metal translocating P-type ATPase: MATEQTTRFRVEGMDCASCAAKIDTAARRVAGITDVRVSVTAQTMAVVHDGDADLVTLADKVTGLGYKTTRLAASVPQHDHQHDNAHGSTCTGHHDGEAHHHHHDEHNHEGHDHEGHDHASHSGGLHSHQHDAGPTTAVWWRTQKAGQVATSGAALVIAMLIGHLVPSLSFWAFLAAIAIGIVPIARRAVMAALAGTPFSIEMLMTIASIGAIIIGATEEAATVVFLFLVGELLEGFAAGRARASIQGLTKLVPDTARIERNGRIEDVAAASLTLGTIVIVRPGDRVPADGEIIDGTSAINEAPVTGESLPKTKGVGEGVFAGTVNGEGTLRVKVTATAADNTIARVVRLVEEAQESKAPTERFIDRFSRYYTPAVTLLAALVAILPPLFWDGDWSLWLYKGLAILLIGCPCALVISTPAAIAAGLSAGARRGLLMKGGAVLENVGRITAIALDKTGTLTEGKPKVTDIIAFGGAVEENVLADAAALEMGSSHPLARAIIEAATDRAIYIPTANETGAIAGKGVRGTVGGISLFLGSASAAAEMTPVSAEIVTRIEKLSAEGKSVSLLVKNGSVTGLIALRDEPRPDARQGLDALKAAGIRPVMLTGDNAATARAIATLLDIEPRADLLPQDKQAIVRDMQAKGERVAKVGDGINDAPALAAADIGIAMGGGTDVALETADAAILHGRVMDLADMVMLSRQVMGNIRENITIAIGLKAVFLVTTIIGITGLWPAILADTGATVLVTANAMRLLRWRGSAKAA, translated from the coding sequence ATGGCAACCGAACAGACCACCCGCTTCCGCGTCGAGGGCATGGATTGCGCCTCCTGCGCGGCAAAAATCGACACGGCAGCGCGCCGTGTGGCCGGTATTACCGATGTCCGGGTTTCGGTGACGGCACAGACCATGGCGGTCGTCCACGATGGCGATGCCGATCTGGTGACGCTTGCCGACAAAGTAACCGGCCTTGGCTACAAGACCACCCGCCTCGCCGCTTCCGTTCCACAACACGATCACCAGCACGATAACGCGCATGGCTCCACCTGCACGGGCCATCATGATGGCGAGGCGCATCATCATCATCACGATGAGCATAATCATGAGGGGCATGACCATGAGGGACATGACCACGCCTCTCATAGTGGCGGCCTGCACAGCCATCAGCATGATGCCGGACCCACGACAGCCGTTTGGTGGCGCACACAAAAGGCCGGGCAGGTCGCAACGAGCGGTGCTGCACTCGTTATTGCCATGCTCATCGGCCATCTCGTGCCCTCCCTCTCCTTCTGGGCTTTTCTGGCGGCCATCGCCATCGGTATCGTGCCGATTGCCCGCCGTGCGGTGATGGCCGCGCTGGCTGGAACGCCGTTTTCCATCGAAATGCTGATGACCATCGCCTCTATCGGCGCCATCATCATCGGTGCGACCGAGGAAGCAGCAACTGTGGTGTTCCTGTTTCTCGTCGGTGAATTGCTCGAAGGCTTTGCTGCCGGGCGGGCGCGGGCCAGTATTCAAGGCCTGACCAAGCTGGTTCCCGATACGGCGCGGATCGAGCGGAATGGCCGCATTGAAGACGTGGCCGCCGCCAGCCTGACACTCGGCACCATCGTCATCGTGCGGCCCGGCGACCGGGTTCCTGCCGATGGCGAGATTATCGATGGCACCAGCGCGATCAATGAAGCCCCTGTCACCGGCGAGAGCCTGCCGAAAACCAAGGGCGTAGGGGAAGGCGTTTTTGCCGGAACGGTGAATGGCGAAGGAACGCTTCGCGTCAAGGTGACGGCCACAGCAGCTGACAACACCATTGCCCGCGTTGTCCGTCTGGTCGAGGAAGCCCAGGAGAGCAAAGCGCCAACCGAGCGCTTCATCGACCGGTTTTCGCGATACTACACACCCGCTGTAACGCTATTGGCCGCGCTGGTGGCAATCCTGCCGCCGCTGTTCTGGGATGGGGACTGGAGCCTCTGGCTCTATAAAGGTCTGGCAATCCTGCTGATCGGCTGCCCTTGCGCTCTGGTGATCTCCACACCCGCTGCCATTGCCGCCGGTCTTTCCGCCGGTGCGCGTCGTGGCCTGCTGATGAAGGGCGGCGCGGTTCTCGAAAATGTCGGACGGATCACCGCCATCGCGCTCGACAAGACGGGAACGCTGACAGAGGGTAAGCCGAAGGTGACTGATATCATCGCGTTTGGCGGCGCAGTCGAAGAGAACGTGCTGGCCGATGCGGCAGCCCTTGAAATGGGGTCGAGCCATCCGCTGGCCCGGGCGATTATCGAGGCCGCCACCGACCGCGCCATTTACATACCAACGGCAAACGAGACCGGCGCTATCGCTGGCAAGGGCGTGCGCGGCACGGTGGGTGGCATCAGCCTCTTCCTCGGATCGGCCAGTGCCGCCGCCGAAATGACCCCTGTTTCCGCTGAGATCGTCACCCGGATCGAAAAACTGAGTGCGGAAGGGAAATCTGTCTCTCTGCTGGTGAAGAACGGGTCAGTCACGGGGCTGATCGCGCTGCGCGACGAGCCGCGCCCCGATGCCCGCCAGGGATTGGACGCACTGAAGGCCGCCGGTATTCGCCCGGTCATGCTGACCGGCGACAATGCCGCTACGGCCCGGGCCATTGCAACCCTGCTTGATATCGAACCTCGTGCCGATCTGCTGCCGCAAGACAAGCAGGCTATCGTCCGCGACATGCAGGCGAAAGGCGAGCGGGTCGCCAAGGTCGGAGACGGCATCAACGACGCCCCCGCTCTCGCCGCCGCCGATATCGGCATCGCCATGGGCGGCGGAACGGATGTGGCATTGGAAACCGCCGATGCGGCCATTCTGCATGGAAGGGTGATGGACCTAGCCGACATGGTCATGCTGTCGCGGCAGGTGATGGGCAATATCCGTGAAAATATCACCATTGCCATCGGGCTGAAAGCCGTCTTCCTGGTGACGACAATCATCGGCATTACCGGTCTCTGGCCAGCAATCCTCGCCGATACCGGTGCCACCGTTCTCGTCACCGCCAACGCCATGCGCCTGTTGCGCTGGCGCGGCAGCGCAAAGGCCGCCTGA
- the ligM gene encoding vanillate/3-O-methylgallate O-demethylase produces the protein MAASSLHDILQDNSDIVGRLRNSPVGMYVYPVVTPEFSNWRSEQVAWRNSAVLFDQSHHMDELIVEGPDAEKFLSHHGINSFANFGLNRAKHFVPVTPNGHVIGDHIIFRERQDKFILVGRAPTSNWLMFCAAYGKWNVRLKHDPRSPSRPEGERVLRTHYRYQIQGPEAPKIFEKINGGPVPEIKFFHVDWINVGSKKVQALRHGMSGAPGLEIWGPYEDKNYILSCILEAAKDANVDLVRCGSRAYSTNTLESGWIPSPLPGIYTGDGMLADYRQWLGADSYEANGPIGGSFVSTNIEDYYVNPFELGYDFYIGWKKDDFIGKAALEKIKGQTNRKKVTFEWNAEDVVEVIASAFRPGEDSYKWIDFPVLNYASTSADMIVNNAGKTVGLSMFGGYSYNERCILSLGIVDADVKEGDVLTLIWGEPDGGSGKTSTERPHKQAKIRVRISPTPYARQARETYAESWRTKSK, from the coding sequence ATGGCAGCAAGCAGTCTCCACGATATTTTGCAGGATAATTCCGACATTGTCGGCCGGTTGCGCAATTCGCCGGTCGGGATGTATGTATACCCGGTTGTGACACCCGAATTCAGCAATTGGCGCTCCGAACAAGTGGCCTGGCGCAATTCCGCCGTGCTGTTCGACCAATCCCACCACATGGATGAATTGATTGTCGAGGGACCGGATGCAGAGAAATTTCTCAGCCATCACGGCATCAATTCCTTTGCGAATTTCGGTCTCAACCGGGCCAAGCACTTCGTTCCGGTCACGCCGAACGGTCATGTGATCGGTGACCACATTATCTTCCGCGAACGACAGGACAAGTTCATCCTGGTCGGCCGCGCCCCGACCTCGAACTGGCTGATGTTCTGTGCCGCTTATGGCAAATGGAACGTCCGCCTCAAGCACGATCCGCGTTCACCGTCCCGCCCGGAAGGCGAACGGGTGTTGCGCACCCATTATCGCTACCAGATCCAGGGGCCGGAAGCCCCGAAGATCTTTGAGAAGATCAATGGCGGGCCGGTTCCGGAGATCAAGTTTTTCCACGTCGATTGGATCAATGTCGGCTCCAAGAAGGTGCAGGCGCTTCGCCATGGCATGTCCGGCGCGCCGGGCCTGGAAATCTGGGGGCCGTATGAGGACAAGAATTACATCCTGTCCTGTATTCTCGAAGCGGCAAAGGATGCCAATGTCGATCTGGTGCGCTGCGGCAGCCGCGCCTATTCCACCAACACGCTGGAGAGCGGCTGGATTCCCTCGCCGCTTCCCGGCATCTATACCGGCGATGGTATGCTCGCCGACTATCGTCAATGGCTGGGTGCTGACAGCTATGAGGCCAATGGTCCGATTGGTGGCAGTTTCGTCTCCACCAATATTGAGGATTATTACGTCAATCCGTTCGAGCTTGGCTATGATTTCTACATCGGCTGGAAGAAGGATGATTTCATCGGTAAGGCAGCGCTTGAAAAGATCAAGGGCCAGACCAACCGCAAGAAAGTCACCTTCGAATGGAATGCCGAGGATGTGGTCGAAGTGATCGCCTCTGCCTTCCGTCCGGGCGAAGACAGCTACAAGTGGATCGATTTCCCCGTGCTGAACTACGCCTCAACCAGCGCCGACATGATCGTCAATAACGCGGGCAAGACGGTGGGCCTGTCAATGTTTGGCGGTTATTCCTACAATGAGCGCTGCATTCTGTCGCTCGGCATTGTCGATGCCGATGTCAAGGAAGGCGACGTGCTGACGTTGATCTGGGGTGAACCAGACGGCGGCAGCGGCAAGACTTCGACCGAGCGCCCGCACAAGCAGGCGAAAATCCGCGTGCGGATCTCTCCGACACCTTATGCGCGCCAGGCCCGCGAGACCTATGCCGAGAGCTGGCGCACCAAGAGCAAATGA
- a CDS encoding GntR family transcriptional regulator: MQKDTKASVKLVDTATHGRRAVIELREKIISGHLTGGTRLFEVSLAEALDISRTPVREALSRLAEEGLLDRLPNGGFVVRRFGYDDVIDAIELRGVLEGAAARLAAERGPDAEALSAISETIIKLDQCFGPYVDDVDFDAYADLNEIFHRQLAALCASEVMRREVERACALPFASPSAFLPNRMDIAAFRRSLRSAQEQHRGLVEAITAREGARAEAIAREHARTARRNLDYLFKEAPGLIDKIPGMALIRR; the protein is encoded by the coding sequence ATGCAGAAGGATACGAAAGCCTCGGTAAAACTGGTGGATACCGCCACCCATGGCCGCCGTGCGGTGATCGAATTGCGCGAAAAAATCATCAGCGGACATCTCACCGGCGGGACGCGGTTGTTTGAGGTGTCGCTGGCGGAGGCGCTCGATATTTCCCGCACGCCGGTGCGCGAAGCCCTGTCACGGCTGGCCGAGGAAGGCTTGCTGGATCGCTTGCCGAATGGCGGTTTTGTGGTGCGCCGGTTCGGTTATGATGATGTTATTGATGCTATCGAGTTGCGGGGCGTCCTGGAGGGGGCGGCGGCAAGGCTGGCCGCAGAGCGTGGGCCTGATGCGGAGGCGCTCTCTGCGATTTCTGAGACAATTATTAAGCTAGATCAGTGTTTTGGCCCCTATGTCGATGACGTTGACTTCGATGCCTATGCCGATCTCAACGAAATTTTTCATCGTCAATTGGCCGCCCTTTGCGCAAGCGAAGTAATGCGCCGCGAGGTGGAACGGGCCTGCGCCTTGCCCTTCGCTTCGCCCTCCGCTTTCCTGCCCAACCGGATGGATATTGCGGCTTTCCGCCGCTCCTTGCGGTCGGCGCAGGAGCAGCATCGCGGTCTGGTTGAGGCCATCACAGCTCGCGAGGGCGCGCGCGCGGAAGCTATCGCTCGTGAACATGCCAGGACCGCGCGGCGGAATCTCGATTACCTTTTCAAGGAAGCGCCTGGATTGATCGACAAGATCCCGGGCATGGCGCTTATTCGCCGCTGA